Proteins from a genomic interval of Rosa chinensis cultivar Old Blush chromosome 2, RchiOBHm-V2, whole genome shotgun sequence:
- the LOC112189331 gene encoding F-box/kelch-repeat protein At3g23880, with protein sequence MKTQKQQWGVEDYFPEEIVDKILLKLPVKEVIRCSAVCKLWNSLIKNPTFIQTHLKNQTHDGVSELLLLSSDQSDDLHWDNPAALFGQYSNLRNPIHNDDDSSNWTKGISYQVVGTCNGLVCLSLYSFDRDPCPPVILWNPSIRKFGFLPSPSLATDCCRNESYYFCYDSRIDDYKVVRIVERIHREVEVWSLASGGAWKSLNNVPADFSPYRHCHAFVNGAFHWVQSRPTKEEEEEEFAVSVVALDMVDESFRNVEIRQGWSGPPMISRYHGDGDQCWLALFELQGDSCFDLWVMKEYGVAESWTKLFNVRLLGSPEEELRIEPFGFTKSGQVVVRMGRDEEFNSFKSYDPEDKQFRDFGNQAYDYYFMDSFVESLVLLGQTNVFSY encoded by the coding sequence ATGAAGACCCAAAAACAACAATGGGGAGTCGAAGACTACTTTCCTGAAGAAATCGTGGACAAAATCCTGTTGAAGTTGCCCGTCAAAGAGGTTATTAGATGCAGCGCCGTGTGCAAGTTATGGAACTCTCTCATCAAAAACCCTACCTTCATTCAAACCCACCTCAAGAATCAAACCCACGACGGCGTTTCGGAGCTCCTCCTACTCAGCTCCGACCAATCAGACGATCTGCATTGGGATAACCCTGCAGCTTTATTCGGTCAGTATTCCAACCTCCGAAATCCAATTCACAACGACGACGACAGTAGCAATTGGACCAAAGGTATCAGTTACCAAGTGGTCGGAACTTGTAACGGACTCGTTTGCCTTTCTCTTTACTCATTTGACCGTGACCCATGCCCTCCTGTAATTCTCTGGAATCCATCCATTAGAAAGTTCGGGTTTTTGCCTAGTCCAAGTCTTGCCACTGATTGCTGCCGGAATGAAAGTTATTATTTCTGCTATGATTCTCGTATTGATGATTATAAGGTTGTGAGAATTGTCGAGAGAATCCATCGCGAGGTTGAGGTCTGGTCCTTAGCCTCAGGAGGTGCTTGGAAGAGTCTTAATAATGTTCCTGCCGATTTTTCCCCTTATAGACACTGTCATGCTTTTGTCAACGGTGCTTTTCACTGGGTTCAAAGCCGCCCgacgaaggaggaggaggaggaggagtttgCTGTTTCCGTTGTGGCATTGGATATGGTTGATGAATCATTTCGCAATGTTGAGATTCGCCAAGGTTGGAGTGGTCCACCAATGATTTCAAGGTACCATGGTGATGGGGATCAGTGCTGGCTTGCGTTATTTGAGTTGCAGGGAGACTCTTGTTTTGACTTGTGGGTCATGAAAGAGTACGGTGTGGCCGAATCATGGACTAAATTATTCAATGTGCGTCTGCTAGGATCTCCGGAAGAAGAACTTCGGATCGAGCCATTTGGTTTTACAAAGAGTGGTCAGGTGGTGGTCAGAATGGGTCGAGACGAAGAGTTCAATTCGTTCAAGTCTTATGACCCCGAGGACAAACAGTTTAGAGATTTTGGAAATCAGGCATATGACTACTACTTCATGGATTCTTTCGTGGAGAGCCTTGTCTTACTTGGCCAAACCAATGTTTTTTCTTACTAA